A single region of the Etheostoma cragini isolate CJK2018 chromosome 3, CSU_Ecrag_1.0, whole genome shotgun sequence genome encodes:
- the p2ry12 gene encoding P2Y purinoceptor 12 produces the protein MTLMERNTASPLFPGNHSHTNSTCSRDNVLKTVVFPVLYSVLFLVGLVLNGVAVWVFFRIPSKSHFIIYLKNIVVADVIMTLCFPFKVLSDSNMASTGLRIFVCRVSSVLFYLTMYISILFFGLISIDRCRKTLKPFRGTNAARLARRKLLSGAIWTFLLVLCLPNVILTRKPPTSPYFKCSNLKTEGGLYWHEVVNHVCQVIFWSNLVTVIVCYTLITKELYRSYARTKAHSTGGTVLGESTRKPHQAKRKMNANVFLVLAVFFVCFVPFHFARVPYTMSQTQRVLFDCKLKLFFFQLKESTLFLSSLNSLLDPLIYFFLCKSFRTTLFKTLRLPPGTCGRLTGRGSDTNTGSTTL, from the exons ATGACCCTCATGGAGCGAAATACAGCTTCTCCCCTGTTCCCCGGCAACCACAGCCACACCAACAGCACGTGTTCCCGGGACAACGTTTTGAAGACGGTGGTGTTTCCTGTTCTCTACTCCGTTCTCTTCCTGGTGGGGCTGGTACTCAACGGCGTGGctgtttgggtgttttttcgCATCCCCTCGAAGTCTCACTTCATTATATACCTGAAGAATATTGTGGTCGCGGATGTCATCATGACGTTGTGCTTCCCTTTCAAG gtgTTATCAGACTCCAACATGGCTTCCACTGGGCTGCGCATATTTGTGTGCCGGGTCTCCTCTGTGCTCTTCTACCTCACCATGTATATCAGCATCCTCTTCTTTGGCCTTATCAGCATCGATAGATGCAGAAAAACCCTCAAGCCCTTTAGGGGGACTAATGCAGCCCGCTTGGCCCGTCGCAAACTCCTTTCTGGAGCCATCTGGACCTTTCTGCTGGTTCTGTGTCTGCCCAATGTGATCCTGACACGTAAACCCCCAACGTCTCCATATTTCAAGTGCAGCAACCTGAAGACAGAGGGTGGGCTGTACTGGCATGAGGTGGTAAATCATGTCTGTCAAGTGATTTTCTGGAGCAACCTTGTGACTGTGATCGTATGCTACACTCTAATCACCAAAGAGCTGTACAGATCCTACGCCCGTACTAAGGCCCACAGCACTGGAGGGACTGTTTTGGGGGAATCAACTCGGAAACCCCACCAggccaaaagaaaaatgaatgcaaatgtgtTCCTGGTCCTAGCTGTGTTCTTTGTGTGCTTTGTGCCATTTCACTTTGCCCGTGTGCCGTACACCATGAGCCAGACCCAGAGAGTTCTCTTTGATTGCAAACTCAAACTCTTCTTCTTTCAGCTGAAGGAAAGTACACTCTTCCTGTCATCTTTAAACTCTCTTCTGGACCCTCTCATTTACTTTTTCCTCTGTAAATCCTTCAGGACAACTCTGTTCAAGACCCTGCGGCTGCCTCCTGGTACCTGTGGCAGGCTAACAGGGAGAGGGTCAGACACGAACACAGGCAGCACCACTCTGTGA